One genomic window of uncultured Erythrobacter sp. includes the following:
- a CDS encoding LexA family transcriptional regulator: MTKPAENSLEDPRKRLLALSQERGASLASLSELLGRNPSYLQQFIRKGSPKKLEEQDRRTLARFFGVSEDELGAPKEKSYIDPTPPPSREGDWVEVPRLDIGASAGPGALPDSEAAFDAFRFSRRWLVEQGFEGAQLSAITVEGDSMEPLLNNGDEILVDRAPRPFRDGVHVVRMGDTLVVKRVASAGGGRFSLLSQNLAYPPVNVEAEDIEIVGRVIWKGGRI, encoded by the coding sequence ATGACGAAACCCGCAGAAAACTCACTCGAAGACCCGCGTAAGCGGCTGCTTGCACTGTCACAGGAGCGTGGTGCCAGCCTTGCCAGCCTGTCGGAACTGCTTGGGCGAAACCCGAGCTATCTCCAGCAATTCATTCGTAAAGGCTCGCCGAAGAAGCTCGAGGAGCAGGACCGCCGCACGCTTGCGCGGTTCTTTGGCGTGTCGGAGGATGAGCTTGGAGCGCCTAAGGAAAAATCCTATATTGACCCCACACCGCCGCCGAGTCGCGAGGGTGACTGGGTGGAAGTTCCGCGCCTCGACATTGGCGCATCGGCAGGGCCCGGCGCGCTGCCGGACAGCGAAGCGGCCTTCGATGCGTTTCGTTTCTCACGCCGCTGGCTGGTGGAGCAGGGCTTCGAAGGCGCGCAGCTTTCGGCAATCACCGTGGAAGGCGATTCGATGGAGCCGCTGCTTAACAACGGCGATGAGATCCTGGTCGACCGCGCGCCGAGGCCGTTTCGCGACGGTGTGCATGTCGTCCGCATGGGTGACACGCTGGTGGTAAAACGCGTTGCGAGTGCTGGGGGAGGGCGGTTCTCTCTGCTGTCGCAAAACCTCGCCTATCCGCCTGTGAATGTGGAGGCGGAGGATATTGAGATTGTCGGGCGCGTGATCTGGAAGGGAGGGCGGATATGA
- a CDS encoding aldehyde dehydrogenase family protein codes for MLKDTYPLYLNNKAYQPNTDLEVTDKYTGEVAFRTAKADAETIDKAIAGAVSAAEPMAKLASFEKQDVLMHCVSRFKERFDELAYALCVEAGKPINDSEGEVTRLIDTFRIAAEEAVRNYGEVMPLDISERARGYSAMWKRVPIGPCSFISPFNFPLNLAAHKIAPAIAMGCPFVMKPASKTPLGALIMGEVLSECDVLPEGAFSILPASRDGADLFTEDERLKLLSFTGSPGVGWALKAKAGKKKVVLELGGNAAVIVDKDADLEDALERIIFGAFYQSGQSCIGVQRILIHQDVYDAFKPMLVEKTKTLIAGDPKDRDTFVGPMISEGEATRLKDWIDEAVEGGADLLTGGALTNGNMLEATLLENVHPDAKALNEEAFGPLAILQKFASFDEALDEVNRSTFGLQAGIFTRDLFQMYDAWDRLDVGGIVINDVPSYRVDNMPYGGVKDSGLGREGIRFAMEDMSEIRNLVVRRT; via the coding sequence ATGCTAAAAGACACCTACCCGCTCTATCTCAACAACAAAGCATATCAGCCGAACACCGATCTGGAGGTGACGGACAAGTACACCGGCGAGGTCGCATTCCGCACTGCCAAGGCGGATGCTGAAACCATCGACAAGGCTATTGCAGGCGCTGTCAGTGCAGCGGAACCGATGGCGAAGCTTGCCAGTTTCGAAAAGCAGGATGTGCTGATGCACTGCGTCAGCCGCTTCAAGGAGCGGTTCGACGAGCTCGCCTATGCCCTGTGCGTCGAGGCGGGGAAGCCTATCAATGACAGCGAAGGCGAGGTCACCCGCCTGATCGACACGTTCCGGATTGCTGCCGAAGAGGCGGTGCGTAATTACGGTGAAGTCATGCCGCTCGACATATCTGAGCGCGCGCGGGGATATTCGGCCATGTGGAAGCGCGTGCCAATCGGTCCGTGCAGCTTCATCTCGCCGTTCAACTTCCCGCTCAATCTGGCGGCGCACAAGATCGCGCCCGCCATCGCGATGGGCTGTCCGTTCGTCATGAAGCCCGCCAGCAAGACCCCGCTCGGTGCACTGATCATGGGTGAGGTGCTGTCGGAATGTGACGTGCTGCCCGAAGGCGCGTTCTCGATCCTGCCCGCCAGCCGTGACGGGGCCGACCTGTTCACTGAGGATGAGCGGCTCAAACTGCTGAGCTTTACAGGATCGCCCGGTGTCGGCTGGGCGCTGAAGGCCAAGGCGGGCAAGAAAAAGGTTGTGCTCGAACTCGGCGGCAACGCGGCGGTGATCGTCGACAAGGACGCTGATCTCGAAGACGCGCTGGAGCGGATCATCTTCGGCGCGTTCTACCAGTCAGGCCAGTCCTGCATCGGCGTGCAGCGCATCCTGATCCACCAGGATGTCTACGACGCGTTCAAGCCGATGCTGGTCGAGAAGACCAAGACTTTGATCGCGGGCGACCCCAAGGACCGCGACACGTTCGTTGGCCCGATGATTTCAGAAGGCGAGGCGACCCGGCTCAAGGACTGGATCGATGAGGCCGTGGAGGGCGGGGCGGACCTGCTGACCGGCGGAGCACTGACAAACGGCAACATGCTTGAGGCAACATTGCTGGAGAATGTCCACCCCGATGCCAAAGCGCTGAACGAAGAAGCATTCGGCCCGCTGGCAATCCTGCAAAAGTTCGCCAGCTTCGATGAGGCACTGGACGAAGTGAACCGCTCCACCTTCGGTTTGCAGGCGGGCATCTTCACCCGCGACCTGTTCCAGATGTACGATGCCTGGGACCGGCTCGATGTTGGCGGGATCGTGATCAACGATGTCCCGAGCTACCGCGTGGACAACATGCCCTATGGCGGCGTGAAGGATTCGGGCCTTGGCCGCGAAGGCATCCGCTTTGCGATGGAGGACATGAGCGAGATCCGGAACCTGGTGGTGCGGCGGACGTGA
- a CDS encoding acetolactate synthase large subunit: MTTPKKASDLFVECLEAEGVEYIFGVPGEENLDLLESLSDSSIKLVLTRHEQGAGFMAATYGRHTGKTGVFLATLGPGATNMVTAIAYSQLGGMPTLAITGQKPIKHSKQGRFQILDVVAMMEPVTKFAHQLHSGDNIPSRVREAFRLAEEEKPGATHLELPEDIAAEDAFTQPIARSVARRPSAETKAVRQAVEAIEAAKSPVLVIAAGANRRMTSNMLGEFVEKTRIPFVTTQMGKGVLDERHPLFLGCAALSAGDFCHRAIEDADLIINVGHDVIEKPPFFMDADGAKVIHISNTTAEVDPVYFPQIEVIGDIANAVWQIKEAITPQDTWSCGRMLEYRAADVAHSDPLEADTRFPIFPPHLVRQVRGAMPDDGIICLDNGVYKIWFARNYTAYLSNTVLLDNALATMGAGLPSAMMSAMLYPDRRVMAICGDGGFMMNSQELETAVRLGLNLTVLILRDDAYGMIRWKQANMGFKDYGLTYGNPDFVKYAESYGAIGHRITSSEHLTDVLAETGNTPGVHVIDCPVDYTENDQILNHDIKELSAKL, encoded by the coding sequence ATGACTACACCCAAGAAAGCCTCGGACCTGTTCGTGGAATGTCTCGAAGCAGAAGGCGTTGAGTACATTTTTGGCGTTCCGGGTGAGGAGAACCTCGACCTTCTCGAAAGCCTTTCCGACAGTTCGATCAAATTGGTGCTGACCCGCCACGAACAGGGTGCAGGCTTTATGGCCGCAACCTATGGCCGCCATACCGGGAAGACCGGTGTTTTCCTCGCAACTCTGGGCCCGGGTGCGACCAATATGGTGACGGCGATCGCCTATTCGCAGCTTGGCGGGATGCCGACGCTTGCGATCACCGGACAGAAGCCAATCAAGCATTCGAAGCAGGGCCGGTTCCAGATCCTCGATGTCGTGGCCATGATGGAGCCAGTGACGAAGTTCGCGCATCAACTGCATTCGGGCGACAACATCCCCAGCCGCGTTCGCGAGGCGTTTCGTTTGGCGGAGGAAGAAAAGCCCGGCGCGACGCATCTCGAACTGCCCGAAGATATTGCCGCCGAAGATGCGTTTACCCAGCCGATCGCGCGGAGCGTCGCGCGGCGTCCCTCGGCTGAAACCAAGGCGGTGCGGCAAGCGGTCGAAGCCATCGAAGCAGCGAAGTCGCCTGTGCTGGTGATCGCCGCCGGAGCGAACCGGCGCATGACAAGCAATATGCTGGGCGAGTTCGTCGAGAAGACCCGTATCCCGTTCGTGACGACACAGATGGGCAAAGGCGTGCTCGATGAACGTCACCCGCTGTTCCTCGGCTGCGCAGCGCTTTCTGCAGGAGATTTCTGTCACCGCGCCATCGAAGATGCCGATCTGATCATCAATGTCGGCCACGATGTGATCGAAAAACCGCCGTTCTTCATGGACGCGGACGGGGCAAAGGTGATCCACATCTCCAACACCACTGCCGAGGTGGACCCGGTCTATTTCCCGCAAATCGAAGTGATCGGCGATATCGCCAACGCGGTGTGGCAGATCAAGGAAGCGATCACGCCGCAAGACACATGGTCATGCGGACGGATGCTGGAATACCGCGCTGCCGATGTGGCGCATTCGGACCCATTGGAAGCCGACACCCGGTTCCCGATATTCCCGCCGCATCTGGTGCGCCAGGTTCGCGGGGCGATGCCCGATGACGGGATCATCTGCCTCGATAACGGTGTCTACAAGATATGGTTTGCGCGCAATTACACCGCTTATCTTTCGAACACCGTGCTGCTCGACAATGCGCTCGCGACGATGGGCGCGGGCCTGCCGAGCGCGATGATGAGCGCGATGCTCTATCCTGATCGGCGGGTGATGGCGATTTGCGGCGACGGCGGTTTCATGATGAACTCGCAGGAGCTGGAAACGGCGGTTCGCCTGGGCTTGAACCTGACCGTGCTGATCCTGCGCGATGATGCCTATGGTATGATCCGCTGGAAGCAGGCGAATATGGGCTTCAAGGATTACGGGCTGACCTATGGCAATCCCGACTTCGTGAAATACGCCGAAAGCTATGGCGCGATCGGTCACCGTATCACCAGCAGCGAACACCTCACCGATGTGCTTGCCGAGACCGGCAACACGCCCGGTGTCCACGTGATCGATTGCCCGGTCGATTACACCGAGAACGATCAGATCCTGAACCACGACATCAAGGAACTGAGCGCGAAGCTCTAG
- a CDS encoding D-2-hydroxyacid dehydrogenase — MTNPKTIVAISGLIRPLLEPRLPDDLDIRWFMTKEEALEAVPEAEIGWFDMYEQEAMAATLRAATKLKWLNSIYAGLDFLPMDVLIERGITVTNGAGINAITIAEYVVMGMLNIAKGYREVVRAQERREWLLDSPGKRELAGSKALLLGYGAIGKLIQPRLEAFDVDVTVVRRSGGEGVLSPDEWRGKLGEFDWVVLAVPATPETEGMIGTDELAAMKSDAVIVNIARGSVIDQSALIGALESKKIGGAFLDVTTPEPLPEDHKLWTLDNAHISMHLSGRAQDKMFIRSAERFLDNLDKFRRGEPVAPVFDPIRGY, encoded by the coding sequence GTGACCAATCCCAAGACCATCGTCGCAATTTCCGGCTTGATCCGCCCGCTGCTCGAACCGCGACTGCCAGACGATCTCGACATTCGTTGGTTCATGACCAAGGAGGAGGCGCTCGAAGCTGTGCCCGAGGCCGAGATCGGGTGGTTCGATATGTACGAGCAGGAGGCGATGGCGGCGACCTTGCGCGCAGCGACCAAGCTCAAATGGCTCAATTCGATCTATGCGGGCCTCGATTTCCTGCCGATGGACGTGCTGATCGAACGCGGGATTACTGTGACAAACGGCGCAGGCATCAATGCGATTACAATCGCTGAATATGTGGTGATGGGGATGCTCAACATCGCCAAAGGCTATCGCGAGGTGGTGCGTGCGCAGGAGCGGCGCGAATGGTTGCTCGACAGTCCGGGTAAGCGCGAACTGGCAGGGTCAAAGGCGCTTCTGCTGGGCTATGGTGCAATCGGGAAATTGATCCAGCCGCGGCTGGAAGCGTTCGATGTCGATGTCACCGTCGTTCGACGCAGCGGCGGTGAAGGAGTGCTTAGTCCCGACGAATGGCGCGGCAAGCTCGGTGAATTTGATTGGGTGGTCTTGGCCGTCCCCGCCACGCCTGAAACCGAAGGCATGATCGGAACGGACGAGCTGGCAGCGATGAAATCTGACGCGGTGATCGTGAATATCGCGCGCGGCAGTGTGATCGACCAATCGGCTTTGATTGGGGCGCTGGAGAGCAAGAAAATCGGCGGAGCGTTTCTCGACGTAACCACGCCCGAACCTCTGCCAGAAGACCACAAACTCTGGACGCTCGACAATGCCCATATCTCAATGCACCTGTCGGGCCGTGCGCAGGACAAAATGTTCATTCGCAGCGCTGAGCGCTTTCTCGACAATCTCGACAAGTTTCGGCGCGGAGAGCCGGTTGCGCCCGTTTTCGACCCCATTCGCGGTTACTAA
- a CDS encoding 2OG-Fe(II) oxygenase, whose product MLASHCVIDGFLGVEASAELLDFALSNEAGFEPTAVYNSDHGWGVRSKSRKSVRFTGDWKPRRKAFRKVIEDRLEEVVDGAGCAGFRPDKMEFELVATGDGGHFIRHIDTLTNRKESETDRIVSAVYYFHREPPRFKGGELIMHALAGDETLLIEPKHDRLVIFSSIAPHEVNLTTVPSDAFEDSRFSVNCWLHRDRV is encoded by the coding sequence ATGCTTGCAAGCCACTGCGTAATTGATGGGTTTCTAGGAGTAGAGGCCTCGGCCGAATTGCTCGATTTTGCGTTGTCGAACGAAGCGGGCTTCGAACCGACCGCCGTGTACAATTCTGACCATGGCTGGGGCGTGCGGAGCAAGAGCCGCAAGTCGGTCCGTTTTACAGGCGACTGGAAACCTCGGCGCAAGGCATTTCGCAAGGTCATCGAAGATCGCCTCGAAGAGGTCGTTGACGGTGCGGGATGCGCAGGCTTCCGGCCCGACAAGATGGAGTTTGAACTGGTCGCGACGGGCGACGGGGGGCATTTCATCCGCCATATCGACACGCTGACCAACCGAAAGGAGTCGGAGACCGATCGAATCGTGAGCGCCGTCTATTACTTCCACCGCGAACCGCCGCGCTTCAAGGGCGGCGAGCTGATCATGCACGCGCTGGCGGGGGACGAAACTTTGCTGATCGAACCGAAGCACGACAGGCTGGTCATCTTTTCCTCGATCGCTCCGCACGAGGTGAACCTAACCACGGTTCCCAGCGATGCCTTCGAAGACTCGCGCTTTTCGGTCAATTGTTGGCTGCACCGCGACCGGGTGTAG
- the cysS gene encoding cysteine--tRNA ligase, whose amino-acid sequence MTDLKLFNSLTRELQPFEPIHPGEARVYTCGPTVYNYQHIGNMRAYIFADTLGRTLSHKGLKLSHVINITDVGHLTSDADAGDDKMEKAAAAQGKSAWDIARYYQEVFEADLDRLNVRKPAHPRATDYVESMIEWGKAMQDKHCYELGSGLYFDVSTVPEYGRLARAVTDDGEGRIDTVEGKRNAADFAIWRKTPPGETRQMEWDSPWGKGAPGWHLECSVMSAELLGHPFDIHTGGIDHREIHHPNEIAQNQAHNCSADSAATIWMHNNFLIDRRGKMSKSSGEFLVLQTLVDRGYHPLAYRMMCLQAHYRSELEFSWQGLDAALTRLKRMVLQLTTLRSREVELGSISVFQPDEDPAVIWTVRDVEDEEWGRLQAPLDKFQVALFDDLNTPIALTALEDVLGMKKVDPFKKARLTAVMDSVLGLGLFPIYREDLRIRPKTAEITEEEIEEALARRKAARAEKDFATSDAIRDELAAKGVEVMDGDPLGWEWKLAQS is encoded by the coding sequence ATGACCGACCTCAAACTCTTCAATTCGCTCACCCGCGAACTCCAGCCGTTCGAACCCATCCATCCGGGTGAGGCGCGGGTCTATACGTGCGGGCCGACGGTCTACAATTACCAGCATATCGGCAATATGCGCGCCTACATCTTCGCCGATACACTCGGCCGGACTCTGAGCCATAAGGGGCTGAAGCTGTCCCACGTCATCAACATCACCGATGTCGGTCACCTGACCTCGGACGCCGATGCGGGCGATGACAAGATGGAGAAGGCCGCCGCTGCGCAGGGCAAAAGCGCGTGGGATATCGCGCGCTACTATCAGGAAGTGTTCGAAGCCGACCTGGACCGCCTGAACGTCCGCAAACCCGCGCACCCGCGCGCCACCGACTATGTCGAAAGCATGATCGAGTGGGGCAAGGCGATGCAGGACAAGCATTGCTACGAACTCGGCAGCGGCCTGTACTTCGACGTGTCCACCGTGCCGGAATATGGCCGTTTGGCCCGCGCCGTGACTGACGACGGGGAGGGACGGATCGACACGGTCGAAGGCAAGCGCAACGCCGCCGATTTTGCGATCTGGCGCAAGACGCCTCCGGGTGAAACGCGGCAGATGGAATGGGACTCGCCGTGGGGGAAGGGCGCTCCCGGCTGGCACCTCGAATGCTCGGTGATGAGCGCAGAACTGCTCGGCCACCCGTTCGATATTCACACGGGCGGGATCGACCACCGCGAAATTCATCACCCCAATGAGATCGCGCAAAATCAGGCGCACAATTGCTCAGCCGACAGCGCGGCGACGATCTGGATGCACAACAATTTCCTGATCGACCGGCGCGGGAAGATGTCGAAGTCATCCGGCGAGTTTCTGGTGCTGCAGACGCTGGTGGACCGGGGCTATCACCCGCTCGCTTACCGGATGATGTGCTTGCAGGCGCACTATCGCAGCGAGCTGGAGTTTTCTTGGCAGGGCCTCGATGCGGCGCTCACGCGGCTTAAGCGGATGGTTTTGCAGTTGACCACTTTGCGCTCACGCGAAGTTGAGCTTGGGTCGATTTCAGTCTTTCAACCAGATGAAGATCCAGCTGTGATCTGGACTGTGCGAGATGTCGAAGATGAAGAATGGGGCAGATTGCAGGCTCCGCTCGACAAATTTCAGGTAGCGTTGTTCGATGATCTGAACACTCCCATTGCATTGACCGCTCTGGAGGATGTGCTCGGGATGAAGAAGGTCGACCCATTCAAGAAGGCAAGGCTAACGGCCGTGATGGACAGCGTTCTCGGTCTTGGGCTCTTTCCCATCTATCGTGAAGACCTTCGGATTCGCCCGAAGACCGCCGAGATCACCGAGGAAGAGATCGAAGAGGCGCTCGCTCGCCGCAAGGCTGCTCGTGCCGAAAAGGACTTCGCCACCTCAGACGCGATCCGTGACGAGCTCGCGGCGAAGGGCGTCGAAGTGATGGACGGCGATCCGCTCGGTTGGGAGTGGAAGCTCGCGCAGAGCTAG
- a CDS encoding nitroreductase yields the protein MNVTEAVTSRRSVREFLDKPVDLEIIRRVMDTARWAASGCNYQPWEATVVTGQPLKDLQAKITTTPPQQLEYDWDAPKSEDAYKERLHGVSKGMFDALGIARDDGAARMAAMGRNATSFDAPAVMFVYFPRLMKEPQWSDTGMWLQTVALLLREEGLDSCFQEFMAYYANVIRDHLGLDHERYMLFCGMAIGYRDPDAPVNSFERERVPLDEHVKFLGF from the coding sequence ATGAACGTAACCGAAGCCGTTACCAGCCGCCGCTCTGTGCGGGAATTCCTCGACAAACCCGTCGATCTCGAAATCATACGCCGAGTGATGGATACAGCTCGCTGGGCGGCCTCTGGCTGCAATTACCAGCCATGGGAAGCCACTGTTGTCACTGGCCAGCCGCTCAAGGATTTGCAGGCGAAGATCACCACCACGCCTCCGCAACAGCTCGAATATGACTGGGATGCGCCAAAGAGCGAGGACGCCTACAAAGAGCGGCTCCACGGTGTGTCGAAGGGCATGTTCGACGCGCTTGGCATTGCGCGCGATGACGGAGCGGCGCGCATGGCTGCGATGGGGCGCAACGCCACCAGCTTTGATGCGCCCGCAGTCATGTTCGTCTATTTCCCGCGCCTGATGAAAGAGCCGCAATGGTCCGACACCGGCATGTGGCTGCAAACGGTCGCGTTGCTGCTGCGTGAGGAAGGGCTCGACAGCTGCTTTCAGGAATTCATGGCGTATTATGCGAACGTGATCCGCGATCATCTCGGCTTGGACCACGAGCGATACATGCTCTTTTGCGGCATGGCGATCGGCTATCGCGACCCCGATGCCCCGGTGAACAGTTTTGAGCGTGAGCGTGTGCCGCTCGATGAGCATGTTAAGTTTTTGGGTTTCTAG
- the cobT gene encoding cobaltochelatase subunit CobT, translating to MAEESPLDLFKHALTGAARAIASDPEVEVAWSADVPGASGNRFRVPLPGRDLPFEQVTEARGFADSFALKLRHHDAGLHAVGAPPEPVARACYDAIEQVRYEALGANSFDGMKGNLDAATEMRTATDQIVRAQNSSEVPLQTALSLMLREELTGEPIPEKAQPGIELVRDFIEETVGKDFSALGDSLDDQEAFQKLALDMLRELDLTRPTDAPDEADNDDGDEEDGADDEQSGDEQQEGDADPQSSEMAGEMAEGEGEGDADSEFAPDDDMQDGEPGEEGDASNAPVRPNRPQADIPEGLDYNAFAERFDEEIEAPELCDSEELDRLRAYLDSQLTGLQGVVTRLANRLQRRLMAQQNRSWDFDQEEGVLDAARLSRVVVSPGTALSYKVERDIEFKDTIVTLLIDNSGSMRGRPISIAAISADILARTLERCGVKTEILGFTTRAWKGGQSREAWLADGKPQGPGRLNDLRHIIYKQADEPWRRARRNLGLMMREGLLKENIDGEALLWAHSRLIYRPEERRILMVISDGAPVDDSTLSVNSAGYLEAHLRGVIEWIEKASPVQLVAIGIGHDVTRYYRRAVTIMDVEQLGGTIMEQLAELFEDEKGVKRR from the coding sequence ATGGCTGAAGAATCCCCTCTCGACCTGTTCAAACACGCTCTGACTGGAGCAGCTCGCGCCATTGCGAGTGATCCGGAGGTTGAGGTGGCGTGGAGCGCGGACGTACCTGGAGCCTCGGGCAACCGGTTTCGCGTGCCGCTACCCGGACGGGACCTGCCATTCGAGCAGGTGACCGAGGCGCGCGGTTTCGCAGACTCGTTTGCGCTCAAACTGCGCCATCACGATGCGGGATTGCACGCGGTCGGGGCGCCGCCAGAGCCGGTGGCCCGCGCTTGCTACGATGCGATCGAGCAGGTGCGCTATGAGGCGCTGGGTGCGAACAGCTTCGACGGCATGAAGGGAAATCTCGACGCGGCGACCGAGATGCGCACCGCGACTGATCAGATCGTCCGCGCGCAGAATTCCAGCGAGGTGCCGTTGCAAACCGCGCTGTCGCTTATGCTGCGCGAAGAGCTGACCGGGGAGCCGATCCCTGAAAAAGCGCAGCCCGGTATCGAGCTGGTGCGCGACTTCATCGAAGAGACGGTCGGCAAGGATTTCTCCGCGCTTGGCGACAGCCTTGATGATCAGGAAGCTTTTCAGAAGCTCGCGCTCGACATGCTGCGTGAGCTCGACCTTACTCGCCCAACCGATGCGCCCGACGAAGCCGACAATGATGACGGCGATGAGGAGGACGGCGCGGACGACGAACAATCCGGCGATGAGCAGCAGGAAGGCGATGCCGACCCGCAAAGCTCCGAGATGGCCGGCGAAATGGCAGAGGGCGAAGGCGAGGGCGATGCCGACAGCGAGTTCGCGCCGGATGACGATATGCAGGATGGCGAGCCGGGCGAAGAAGGCGATGCTTCCAACGCGCCCGTTCGTCCGAACCGACCGCAAGCCGACATTCCCGAAGGGCTCGACTACAACGCCTTTGCCGAGCGGTTCGATGAAGAAATCGAAGCGCCGGAATTGTGCGATTCCGAAGAGCTGGACCGTTTGCGTGCCTATCTCGACAGCCAACTGACGGGCTTGCAAGGTGTCGTTACGCGGCTCGCGAACCGACTGCAGCGCCGCCTGATGGCGCAGCAGAACCGCAGCTGGGATTTCGATCAGGAAGAGGGCGTGCTCGATGCGGCGCGGCTTTCGCGCGTGGTGGTCTCACCCGGCACGGCGCTGTCTTACAAGGTCGAGCGCGATATCGAGTTTAAGGACACGATCGTCACGCTGCTGATCGACAATTCGGGTTCGATGCGCGGTCGCCCGATCAGCATCGCTGCGATCAGCGCCGACATTCTGGCGCGCACGCTGGAACGCTGCGGGGTCAAGACCGAGATTCTCGGCTTCACCACCCGCGCTTGGAAGGGCGGGCAGTCGCGCGAGGCATGGCTCGCCGATGGAAAACCGCAAGGGCCCGGCCGCCTCAACGATCTGCGCCACATCATCTACAAACAGGCCGATGAGCCATGGCGCCGCGCGCGCCGCAATCTCGGCCTGATGATGCGCGAAGGGCTGCTGAAGGAAAACATCGACGGCGAGGCGCTGCTATGGGCACATTCCCGCCTGATCTATCGCCCCGAGGAACGCCGCATCCTAATGGTGATTTCAGACGGTGCACCGGTGGATGACTCGACCTTGAGTGTGAACTCAGCCGGTTACCTCGAAGCGCATCTGCGCGGCGTGATCGAGTGGATCGAAAAAGCCTCGCCCGTCCAACTGGTCGCCATCGGCATCGGGCACGATGTGACGCGCTACTATCGCCGCGCGGTGACGATCATGGATGTCGAACAACTCGGCGGCACGATCATGGAGCAGTTGGCGGAACTGTTCGAGGATGAGAAGGGCGTGAAGCGAAGATAG
- the fsa gene encoding fructose-6-phosphate aldolase, with amino-acid sequence MKFFADTAEIDEIKDLAATGLLDGVTTNPSLIAKSGRDFMEVTREICGLTDGPVSAEVVALDHATMMKEAEVLRKIADNVCIKVPLTVDGLKTCKALTEDGTMVNVTLCFSANQALLAAKAGATFISPFVGRHDDNGFDGMDLISDIRLIYDNYAYETEILVASVRHVTHVLESAKIGADVMTAPPKVIHGLFKHVLTDKGIEGFLKDWEKTGQTIG; translated from the coding sequence ATGAAATTCTTTGCCGACACTGCCGAGATTGACGAGATCAAGGATCTGGCCGCGACCGGCCTGCTCGATGGCGTTACGACCAACCCGTCACTGATTGCGAAATCGGGCCGCGACTTCATGGAAGTGACCCGCGAAATCTGCGGTCTCACAGATGGCCCGGTTAGCGCCGAGGTAGTCGCGCTCGATCACGCGACAATGATGAAAGAGGCCGAAGTCCTTCGCAAGATCGCCGACAATGTCTGCATCAAGGTGCCGCTAACGGTCGACGGTCTGAAGACCTGCAAGGCGCTGACCGAAGATGGCACGATGGTGAATGTCACTCTGTGCTTCTCGGCCAATCAGGCCCTTCTTGCGGCGAAAGCGGGCGCGACATTCATCTCGCCCTTCGTTGGCCGGCATGATGACAATGGCTTCGACGGGATGGACCTGATCAGCGATATCCGCCTGATCTACGACAATTACGCCTACGAAACCGAAATCCTCGTCGCCAGTGTCCGGCACGTCACCCACGTACTCGAAAGCGCGAAGATCGGCGCCGACGTCATGACGGCACCACCCAAGGTGATCCATGGGCTGTTCAAGCATGTGCTGACCGACAAAGGGATCGAAGGCTTCCTCAAAGACTGGGAAAAAACTGGTCAAACTATCGGCTAG
- a CDS encoding DUF2490 domain-containing protein, translating into MRILGCIAAAIAAISATPAAATEEDFNIWAGQFVFVDLDEEGDWYVRGEAQERFTNDADRLGQLLLRSFVGYRINKDVNVGGGYAYILTDPVGPVEVNEHRIYQELNVTLLDNDQGLKITSRNRLEQRFFEESDATGWRYRNLVQLTVPISENNNLVLYTEPLIGLNDVAFNRDGVANWRNFVGVTVPIAEGFTLTPGYLNQYAVRDGEDRIDHIANVGITARF; encoded by the coding sequence ATGCGAATTCTGGGATGCATCGCGGCGGCGATTGCGGCCATTTCTGCTACTCCGGCGGCAGCCACTGAAGAAGACTTCAACATCTGGGCGGGGCAGTTCGTGTTCGTCGATCTGGACGAGGAAGGCGACTGGTATGTGCGCGGCGAAGCACAGGAGCGTTTCACAAATGACGCTGACCGCCTCGGCCAATTGCTGCTGCGTTCCTTCGTCGGTTATCGCATCAACAAGGATGTGAATGTCGGCGGCGGCTATGCCTACATCCTGACCGATCCGGTTGGCCCGGTCGAAGTGAACGAGCACCGCATCTATCAGGAACTGAACGTCACGCTTCTCGACAATGATCAGGGGCTGAAGATTACGTCGCGCAACCGGTTGGAGCAGCGATTTTTCGAAGAAAGCGATGCGACAGGCTGGCGATACCGCAATCTGGTCCAACTGACTGTGCCGATCAGCGAGAACAACAATCTGGTGCTCTACACCGAGCCGCTCATCGGCCTCAACGATGTTGCCTTCAACCGCGATGGCGTCGCGAACTGGCGCAACTTTGTCGGTGTGACCGTACCGATTGCGGAGGGCTTCACCCTGACACCTGGCTACCTCAACCAGTATGCTGTGCGCGATGGCGAGGACCGGATTGATCACATCGCCAATGTCGGGATAACCGCTCGCTTCTAG